The following is a genomic window from Opitutus sp. ER46.
TCTCTCAGCGATGCGTGACGCCGCGGCGGGTGGGAATCCGGCCGAGGAGGGCAAAAAGCTGGGCGCGGTCGATGGGCTTTGCGAGGAAGTCGACGAAGCCGAGGCGCTCGCATTCAGCGCGAAGATCGTCGGCGGCATGGGCGGAGACGGCGATGAGCACGCAGTCCGGGGAGCACACTTCCTGGGGGCGGGTGGCAATGGCGGCCACGAGGGCATCGCCGCTTTGCCCAGGCATCTCGAGGTCGACGAGCGCAACGTCGAACTCCTCGTGCTGCATGGCCGCGAAGGCGTCGGGGACGGAGCCCGCGGTCACGACGGTGCTCGATGGCTCGAGGCAGGCGCGCAGCACCTCCTGGTTGGCGACGTTGTCGTCGACGACGAGCACACGCAGGCGCGGCAGCACCGGCTGTGCGGTGGATGGCAAATGGGGTCCCGGCGCGGCGCGCTCGACGGTGGCGGTGAAAAAGAACTCAGCTCCCGCGCCGGCCTCACTCTGGACCTGGAGTTCACCGCCGAGCAGGCTAACCAGACGGCGGCTGATGACGAGACCGAGGCCCGTGCCGGCGGCGGCGGGCTGGTCGGGACCGCTGATTTGGACGTAAGGTTGAAAGAGCAGCTTCTGCTGCTCGCGATTGAGCCCGGGCCCCTGGTCGATCACCGCGAAGCGCAGTCGGAGTTCCGTCGCGTTCTCCACGGCGGCGGTGATGCGGAGCCGCACCACGCCCGGCGGGGAAAACTTGAGCGCGTTGGCAATCAGGTTGGAGAGCACCTGCTGGAGGCGCGGCGCGTCGAGCTTGAGCCAGAGCGGAAGCAGCAGCGGGGTCTCAAGGCGGAGCGCGACCTGCTTCTGCTTCGCCTGCGCGCTGAACAGCCCGAACAGCTCGGAGACCAGCGCTCCGAGTTCGACGGGTTCGGGGCGGAGCTCGAGTTTCCCGGCTTCGATGCGCGAAAGATCGAGCAGGTCGTTCACGATGCCGAGCATCCGAATCGCCGCCCGGTGCACAGTTTGGAGGCGTTGAGCGTGCGGCCCGGGTGGCATCTCGGCAACCAAGCTCTCGGTGAGTCCGATCAGCGCGTTGAGCGGCGTGCGGATCTCGTGTCCGGTCATGGCGACAAATTCGGACTTCGAGTGATTGGCCGCCTCGGCGCGCTGCTGCGCTGCCTGCAATTCGCGGGTGCGCTCGACGACGCGGGCGTCGAGCACGGCATTGGCGCGGACGAGCGCGGCGTGGCCCTCGCTGACGCGACCGGCGAGGCAGTTGAACGCGGCGAAAACCATGGCGACCTCGCGCGGGACCTCCTGGACGGGCGCCGGCATGGCGGTGACTTCGCCGCTTTCCGCCTGGTCGACGGCATCGAGGGCGAAGCGCTCGAGGGGCGCGGCGAGGCGGTGGCTGGCGAGGGCGGCGACCCAGACCGAACCGCCGATCAAGAGCGGCACGAGGGCGGTGAGGATGTAATATATCCAGAGGACGTCGCCGAGCACCGCGGCGACCGGGCGAAAGGCGATGACCTTGATACCGAAATCGAAGGTCTGGGCGTAGACCAGGGCCTGCGTGGGGCGGTCGCCAGCCGCGGCGGTGGCGATTTCAAGGATGCTGAAAGCCCGGCCGCGGGCCGAGCCCAGCGGCGAGTGGCGGACGTTCTCGAGTGATTCGACGCCTGCGGCGGAGTCGGCGGCGATGACGCGCCCGGTGGCGTCGACCAGGACCACGGTGACATCGTGGCCGACGTCGGCCTGGCGGGTGGACGTGGCGAAGCGATGAACCTCCAGGGAGCCCTCGACGATGCCGGCGAACGCGCCGTTGGGGGTGCGCCAAGGCGCGCTGAGCGCGACCAGGATGTCGCGGCCAAAGCCGCGGCCCCGAAAGACGCCGGAGGTGTAGGGTTCGGACCGGGCCTGCGGAACAGCGAAGTAGTCCCGGTCGGCTACGCTGGCCCCGTGAAGCTCCGGACGCAGCGGGGCGGTTTCGATGAGGTGACCTTCGGCGTTGGTCACGAGCATCGTGACAAAGTCGGGATGGGCACGGAGCGATTCCTGGATGATAACGCCGGGCTGGCTGGCGCCGCGCGTGAGTGTGGCGGCAGCGGCGACCACGGCGGCGCGGTGCAGGCGCAGGTGTTGCTCGAGGGATTCGCCGACGGCGTTGACGGCGTCTTGCAGCCGGGCCTCGTTGGTGCGCCGGGTCACGTGGCGCAGGAGCAGCGAGCCGCCGAGGGCCATGAAGACGGCGGGCCCCGCGGCGAGCAGGAAGGCCCAGCTGAACATGAGTTGGCGAAGCCCGCGCGGAGCCGGGCGCGCCGGCAGACCGAGCCAGCGTCCGATGGGCATCGAGCGGCAAACCGCTTCG
Proteins encoded in this region:
- a CDS encoding ATP-binding protein, translated to MTPTRTLAVRASRVVGLVALATALNASPLDLSFGLGLQLGLLLTTPLVLLLPPPWAALAALVAQLPTVFAPAPETAILLPIVTLEAAWLSGVGHRLRSAALADVLFWAFCGLPLAFAWLTRVTGCPSAQSAVIVFDHVLISVSIVLFAEAVCRSMPIGRWLGLPARPAPRGLRQLMFSWAFLLAAGPAVFMALGGSLLLRHVTRRTNEARLQDAVNAVGESLEQHLRLHRAAVVAAAATLTRGASQPGVIIQESLRAHPDFVTMLVTNAEGHLIETAPLRPELHGASVADRDYFAVPQARSEPYTSGVFRGRGFGRDILVALSAPWRTPNGAFAGIVEGSLEVHRFATSTRQADVGHDVTVVLVDATGRVIAADSAAGVESLENVRHSPLGSARGRAFSILEIATAAAGDRPTQALVYAQTFDFGIKVIAFRPVAAVLGDVLWIYYILTALVPLLIGGSVWVAALASHRLAAPLERFALDAVDQAESGEVTAMPAPVQEVPREVAMVFAAFNCLAGRVSEGHAALVRANAVLDARVVERTRELQAAQQRAEAANHSKSEFVAMTGHEIRTPLNALIGLTESLVAEMPPGPHAQRLQTVHRAAIRMLGIVNDLLDLSRIEAGKLELRPEPVELGALVSELFGLFSAQAKQKQVALRLETPLLLPLWLKLDAPRLQQVLSNLIANALKFSPPGVVRLRITAAVENATELRLRFAVIDQGPGLNREQQKLLFQPYVQISGPDQPAAAGTGLGLVISRRLVSLLGGELQVQSEAGAGAEFFFTATVERAAPGPHLPSTAQPVLPRLRVLVVDDNVANQEVLRACLEPSSTVVTAGSVPDAFAAMQHEEFDVALVDLEMPGQSGDALVAAIATRPQEVCSPDCVLIAVSAHAADDLRAECERLGFVDFLAKPIDRAQLFALLGRIPTRRGVTHR